In Chelonia mydas isolate rCheMyd1 chromosome 19, rCheMyd1.pri.v2, whole genome shotgun sequence, the following are encoded in one genomic region:
- the LOC114020616 gene encoding uncharacterized protein LOC114020616 isoform X3, with amino-acid sequence MRFREPPPPARELWRSARARPTLSLTHGAVGVWARPERRDATQRNASPAPPFPAHRCSACALDQLFPSCPGCYKFSLPHFCPSFSSERAALQAAHACPQALQAADACPQASGAMLHQLKRAVTVCEDMEDTSPLKLRSKKKRLSTNFEKCVVCQENQKNAKLSKATSAGQNSVMLAAEARRDELYWRLLGEFFSLDAVPPILYHRGCFQKYTSKSNLAHVRVMLNPGRKTNSESDQRAACSSESVATGLSTSSSDWSCCVVCLRKTHKKDKKLHRIGTFERAANLREAALQRGDADMMRRVSVEDLIAKEAVYHSRCISSYLSKTNLKAKQSSCTSTIQSPYDVAFYQLIEEIDNDLMDNKKALLLSKLLQRYKALLPSEIETASYSSSKLQARLGKHYGSAISFHSQHGQGKSTVVLCSTVTLADAIQASSNLKQALKSSKCFLDGLPASEPDHRLSNEQVVLYNAASILRSEIAKVKASEYYPKTGNCNFQRPATFVPQLVQEFVLRLIDKEAHNSVSSEYHPSEDIQRRCRSIAECIVFNSNPCTLHRDHNGEQDSDVD; translated from the exons ATGCGCTTCAGGGAGCCTCCGCCCCCGGCCAGAGAGCTATGGCGCAGCGCGCGCGCGCGCCCCACCCTGTCGCTGACCCACGGAGCCGTTGGCGTCTGGGCCCGCCCCGAGCGACGCGACGCGACGCAACGCAACGCAAGCCCCGCCCCGCCGTTTCCGGCTCACCGCTGCAGCGCATGCGCTCTGGACCAGCTCTTCCCGTCGTGCCCTGGGTGCTATAAATTCTCGTTGCCCCACTTCTGTCCCTCTTTTTCCTCGGAGCGAG CAGCTTTGCAAGCAGCGCATGCCTGTCCACAAG CTTTGCAAGCAGCAGATGCCTGTCCACAAG CTTCAGGTGCTATGTTGCATCAGTTGAAAAG GGCAGTTACGGTATGTGAAGACATGGAGGATACAAGCCCCTTAAAGCTTAgatcaaagaaaaaaagattgtccacaaactttgaaaaatgtgttgtTTGTCAAGAAAATCAAAAGAATGCAAAACTGTCAAAAGCCACCAGTGCTGGCCAGAactctgtgatgctggcagcagaagccaggagagATGAATTGTACTGGCGGCTACTGGGTGAGTTTTTTAGTTTAGACGCTGTGCCACCAATACTCTACCACAGGGGTTGCTTTCAGAAATACACAAGCAAGTCGAATTTGGCACATGTCAGAGTTATGCTGAACCCAGGGAGGAAAACCAACTCTGAATCTGATCAGAGAGCAGCATGCTCATCCGAGTCTGTAGCCACTGGTTTAAGCACATCCTCCAGCGATTGGTCCTGTTGCGTTGTTTGCCTAAGAAAAACACATAAGAAAGACAAGAAACTTCATAGAATAGGAACATTTGAGAGAGCAGCCAATCTGAGGGAGGCGGCGCTTCAAAGAGGAGATGCTGACATGATGCGCAGAGTATCGGTGGAAGACTTGATTGCTAAGGAGGCCGTTTATCACTCAAGATGCATTTCTTCCTACTTGAGTAAAACCAATCTTAAAGCAAAACAATCAAGTTGCACTTCAACAATACAGTCACCTTATGACGTTGCATTTTATCAGCTGATTGAAGAGATAGACAATGATCTTATGGACAACAAGAAAGCTCTTCTCCTATCCAAGCTGCTTCAAAGATACAAAGCCCTACTTCCGTCAGAGATAGAAACCGCAAGCTATTCCAGTAGCAAATTACAGGCAAGATTAGGAAAACACTATGGGTCTGCAATTTCATTCCATTCACAGCACGGACAAGGCAAGTCTACCGTTGTTCTATGCAGCACAGTAACATTAGCTGATGCTATCCAAGCTTCTAGTAATCTGAAGCAGGCCCTTAAATCATCCAAGTGTTTTTTGGATGGGCTTCCGGCGAGTGAACCTGATCATCGGCTTTCAAACGAACAAGTGGTTTTGTATAATGCTGCTTCAATCCTTCGGTCTGAAATAGCCAAAGTGAAAGCCTCAGAATATTATCCAAAGACAGGTAATTGTAATTTTCAGAGACCAGCTACTTTTGTGCCCCAGTTGGTGCAGGAATTTGTCCTTCGGCTGATAGATAAAGAGGCACATAATTCAGTCAGCAGTGAGTATCATCCTTCAGAAGACATTCAAAGAAGGTGCCGCTCAATTGCAGAGTGCATAGTATTTAACAGTAACCCATGCACTCTCCACAGAGATCATAATGGTGAACAAGATAGTGATGTCGACTAG
- the LOC114020616 gene encoding uncharacterized protein LOC114020616 isoform X24: MRFREPPPPARELWRSARARPTLSLTHGAVGVWARPERRDATQRNASPAPPFPAHRCSACALDQLFPSCPGCYKFSLPHFCPSFSSERALQAAHACPQALQAADACPQASGAMLHQLKR; this comes from the exons ATGCGCTTCAGGGAGCCTCCGCCCCCGGCCAGAGAGCTATGGCGCAGCGCGCGCGCGCGCCCCACCCTGTCGCTGACCCACGGAGCCGTTGGCGTCTGGGCCCGCCCCGAGCGACGCGACGCGACGCAACGCAACGCAAGCCCCGCCCCGCCGTTTCCGGCTCACCGCTGCAGCGCATGCGCTCTGGACCAGCTCTTCCCGTCGTGCCCTGGGTGCTATAAATTCTCGTTGCCCCACTTCTGTCCCTCTTTTTCCTCGGAGCGAG CTTTGCAAGCAGCGCATGCCTGTCCACAAG CTTTGCAAGCAGCAGATGCCTGTCCACAAG CTTCAGGTGCTATGTTGCATCAGTTGAAAAG GTAA
- the LOC114020616 gene encoding uncharacterized protein LOC114020616 isoform X27: protein MRFREPPPPARELWRSARARPTLSLTHGAVGVWARPERRDATQRNASPAPPFPAHRCSACALDQLFPSCPGCYKFSLPHFCPSFSSERALQAAHACPQASGAMLHQLKR, encoded by the exons ATGCGCTTCAGGGAGCCTCCGCCCCCGGCCAGAGAGCTATGGCGCAGCGCGCGCGCGCGCCCCACCCTGTCGCTGACCCACGGAGCCGTTGGCGTCTGGGCCCGCCCCGAGCGACGCGACGCGACGCAACGCAACGCAAGCCCCGCCCCGCCGTTTCCGGCTCACCGCTGCAGCGCATGCGCTCTGGACCAGCTCTTCCCGTCGTGCCCTGGGTGCTATAAATTCTCGTTGCCCCACTTCTGTCCCTCTTTTTCCTCGGAGCGAG CTTTGCAAGCAGCGCATGCCTGTCCACAAG CTTCAGGTGCTATGTTGCATCAGTTGAAAAG GTAA
- the LOC114020616 gene encoding uncharacterized protein LOC114020616 isoform X26 yields the protein MRFREPPPPARELWRSARARPTLSLTHGAVGVWARPERRDATQRNASPAPPFPAHRCSACALDQLFPSCPGCYKFSLPHFCPSFSSERALQAADACPQASGAMLHQLKR from the exons ATGCGCTTCAGGGAGCCTCCGCCCCCGGCCAGAGAGCTATGGCGCAGCGCGCGCGCGCGCCCCACCCTGTCGCTGACCCACGGAGCCGTTGGCGTCTGGGCCCGCCCCGAGCGACGCGACGCGACGCAACGCAACGCAAGCCCCGCCCCGCCGTTTCCGGCTCACCGCTGCAGCGCATGCGCTCTGGACCAGCTCTTCCCGTCGTGCCCTGGGTGCTATAAATTCTCGTTGCCCCACTTCTGTCCCTCTTTTTCCTCGGAGCGAG CTTTGCAAGCAGCAGATGCCTGTCCACAAG CTTCAGGTGCTATGTTGCATCAGTTGAAAAG GTAA
- the LOC114020616 gene encoding uncharacterized protein LOC114020616 isoform X17, with the protein MRFREPPPPARELWRSARARPTLSLTHGAVGVWARPERRDATQRNASPAPPFPAHRCSACALDQLFPSCPGCYKFSLPHFCPSFSSERGVWQEWGRAWLGGAGGARASFASSACLSTSFRCYVASVEKGSYGM; encoded by the exons ATGCGCTTCAGGGAGCCTCCGCCCCCGGCCAGAGAGCTATGGCGCAGCGCGCGCGCGCGCCCCACCCTGTCGCTGACCCACGGAGCCGTTGGCGTCTGGGCCCGCCCCGAGCGACGCGACGCGACGCAACGCAACGCAAGCCCCGCCCCGCCGTTTCCGGCTCACCGCTGCAGCGCATGCGCTCTGGACCAGCTCTTCCCGTCGTGCCCTGGGTGCTATAAATTCTCGTTGCCCCACTTCTGTCCCTCTTTTTCCTCGGAGCGAGGTGTGTGGCAGGAGTGGGGCCGGGCCTGGCTTGGCGGGGCTGGCGGGGCGCGTGC CAGCTTTGCAAGCAGCGCATGCCTGTCCACAAG CTTCAGGTGCTATGTTGCATCAGTTGAAAAG GGCAGTTACGGTATGTGA
- the LOC114020616 gene encoding uncharacterized protein LOC114020616 isoform X14, giving the protein MRFREPPPPARELWRSARARPTLSLTHGAVGVWARPERRDATQRNASPAPPFPAHRCSACALDQLFPSCPGCYKFSLPHFCPSFSSERGVWQEWGRAWLGGAGGARASFASSACLSTSSFASSRCLSTSFRCYVASVEKVK; this is encoded by the exons ATGCGCTTCAGGGAGCCTCCGCCCCCGGCCAGAGAGCTATGGCGCAGCGCGCGCGCGCGCCCCACCCTGTCGCTGACCCACGGAGCCGTTGGCGTCTGGGCCCGCCCCGAGCGACGCGACGCGACGCAACGCAACGCAAGCCCCGCCCCGCCGTTTCCGGCTCACCGCTGCAGCGCATGCGCTCTGGACCAGCTCTTCCCGTCGTGCCCTGGGTGCTATAAATTCTCGTTGCCCCACTTCTGTCCCTCTTTTTCCTCGGAGCGAGGTGTGTGGCAGGAGTGGGGCCGGGCCTGGCTTGGCGGGGCTGGCGGGGCGCGTGC CAGCTTTGCAAGCAGCGCATGCCTGTCCACAAG CAGCTTTGCAAGCAGCAGATGCCTGTCCACAAG CTTCAGGTGCTATGTTGCATCAGTTGAAAAG GTAAAATGA
- the LOC114020616 gene encoding uncharacterized protein LOC114020616 isoform X15 — MRFREPPPPARELWRSARARPTLSLTHGAVGVWARPERRDATQRNASPAPPFPAHRCSACALDQLFPSCPGCYKFSLPHFCPSFSSERGVWQEWGRAWLGGAGGARASFASSACLSTSFASSRCLSTSFRCYVASVEKVK, encoded by the exons ATGCGCTTCAGGGAGCCTCCGCCCCCGGCCAGAGAGCTATGGCGCAGCGCGCGCGCGCGCCCCACCCTGTCGCTGACCCACGGAGCCGTTGGCGTCTGGGCCCGCCCCGAGCGACGCGACGCGACGCAACGCAACGCAAGCCCCGCCCCGCCGTTTCCGGCTCACCGCTGCAGCGCATGCGCTCTGGACCAGCTCTTCCCGTCGTGCCCTGGGTGCTATAAATTCTCGTTGCCCCACTTCTGTCCCTCTTTTTCCTCGGAGCGAGGTGTGTGGCAGGAGTGGGGCCGGGCCTGGCTTGGCGGGGCTGGCGGGGCGCGTGC CAGCTTTGCAAGCAGCGCATGCCTGTCCACAAG CTTTGCAAGCAGCAGATGCCTGTCCACAAG CTTCAGGTGCTATGTTGCATCAGTTGAAAAG GTAAAATGA
- the LOC114020616 gene encoding uncharacterized protein LOC114020616 isoform X4, with product MRFREPPPPARELWRSARARPTLSLTHGAVGVWARPERRDATQRNASPAPPFPAHRCSACALDQLFPSCPGCYKFSLPHFCPSFSSERALQAAHACPQALQAADACPQASGAMLHQLKRAVTVCEDMEDTSPLKLRSKKKRLSTNFEKCVVCQENQKNAKLSKATSAGQNSVMLAAEARRDELYWRLLGEFFSLDAVPPILYHRGCFQKYTSKSNLAHVRVMLNPGRKTNSESDQRAACSSESVATGLSTSSSDWSCCVVCLRKTHKKDKKLHRIGTFERAANLREAALQRGDADMMRRVSVEDLIAKEAVYHSRCISSYLSKTNLKAKQSSCTSTIQSPYDVAFYQLIEEIDNDLMDNKKALLLSKLLQRYKALLPSEIETASYSSSKLQARLGKHYGSAISFHSQHGQGKSTVVLCSTVTLADAIQASSNLKQALKSSKCFLDGLPASEPDHRLSNEQVVLYNAASILRSEIAKVKASEYYPKTGNCNFQRPATFVPQLVQEFVLRLIDKEAHNSVSSEYHPSEDIQRRCRSIAECIVFNSNPCTLHRDHNGEQDSDVD from the exons ATGCGCTTCAGGGAGCCTCCGCCCCCGGCCAGAGAGCTATGGCGCAGCGCGCGCGCGCGCCCCACCCTGTCGCTGACCCACGGAGCCGTTGGCGTCTGGGCCCGCCCCGAGCGACGCGACGCGACGCAACGCAACGCAAGCCCCGCCCCGCCGTTTCCGGCTCACCGCTGCAGCGCATGCGCTCTGGACCAGCTCTTCCCGTCGTGCCCTGGGTGCTATAAATTCTCGTTGCCCCACTTCTGTCCCTCTTTTTCCTCGGAGCGAG CTTTGCAAGCAGCGCATGCCTGTCCACAAG CTTTGCAAGCAGCAGATGCCTGTCCACAAG CTTCAGGTGCTATGTTGCATCAGTTGAAAAG GGCAGTTACGGTATGTGAAGACATGGAGGATACAAGCCCCTTAAAGCTTAgatcaaagaaaaaaagattgtccacaaactttgaaaaatgtgttgtTTGTCAAGAAAATCAAAAGAATGCAAAACTGTCAAAAGCCACCAGTGCTGGCCAGAactctgtgatgctggcagcagaagccaggagagATGAATTGTACTGGCGGCTACTGGGTGAGTTTTTTAGTTTAGACGCTGTGCCACCAATACTCTACCACAGGGGTTGCTTTCAGAAATACACAAGCAAGTCGAATTTGGCACATGTCAGAGTTATGCTGAACCCAGGGAGGAAAACCAACTCTGAATCTGATCAGAGAGCAGCATGCTCATCCGAGTCTGTAGCCACTGGTTTAAGCACATCCTCCAGCGATTGGTCCTGTTGCGTTGTTTGCCTAAGAAAAACACATAAGAAAGACAAGAAACTTCATAGAATAGGAACATTTGAGAGAGCAGCCAATCTGAGGGAGGCGGCGCTTCAAAGAGGAGATGCTGACATGATGCGCAGAGTATCGGTGGAAGACTTGATTGCTAAGGAGGCCGTTTATCACTCAAGATGCATTTCTTCCTACTTGAGTAAAACCAATCTTAAAGCAAAACAATCAAGTTGCACTTCAACAATACAGTCACCTTATGACGTTGCATTTTATCAGCTGATTGAAGAGATAGACAATGATCTTATGGACAACAAGAAAGCTCTTCTCCTATCCAAGCTGCTTCAAAGATACAAAGCCCTACTTCCGTCAGAGATAGAAACCGCAAGCTATTCCAGTAGCAAATTACAGGCAAGATTAGGAAAACACTATGGGTCTGCAATTTCATTCCATTCACAGCACGGACAAGGCAAGTCTACCGTTGTTCTATGCAGCACAGTAACATTAGCTGATGCTATCCAAGCTTCTAGTAATCTGAAGCAGGCCCTTAAATCATCCAAGTGTTTTTTGGATGGGCTTCCGGCGAGTGAACCTGATCATCGGCTTTCAAACGAACAAGTGGTTTTGTATAATGCTGCTTCAATCCTTCGGTCTGAAATAGCCAAAGTGAAAGCCTCAGAATATTATCCAAAGACAGGTAATTGTAATTTTCAGAGACCAGCTACTTTTGTGCCCCAGTTGGTGCAGGAATTTGTCCTTCGGCTGATAGATAAAGAGGCACATAATTCAGTCAGCAGTGAGTATCATCCTTCAGAAGACATTCAAAGAAGGTGCCGCTCAATTGCAGAGTGCATAGTATTTAACAGTAACCCATGCACTCTCCACAGAGATCATAATGGTGAACAAGATAGTGATGTCGACTAG
- the LOC114020616 gene encoding uncharacterized protein LOC114020616 isoform X6, whose protein sequence is MRFREPPPPARELWRSARARPTLSLTHGAVGVWARPERRDATQRNASPAPPFPAHRCSACALDQLFPSCPGCYKFSLPHFCPSFSSERALQAAHACPQASGAMLHQLKRAVTVCEDMEDTSPLKLRSKKKRLSTNFEKCVVCQENQKNAKLSKATSAGQNSVMLAAEARRDELYWRLLGEFFSLDAVPPILYHRGCFQKYTSKSNLAHVRVMLNPGRKTNSESDQRAACSSESVATGLSTSSSDWSCCVVCLRKTHKKDKKLHRIGTFERAANLREAALQRGDADMMRRVSVEDLIAKEAVYHSRCISSYLSKTNLKAKQSSCTSTIQSPYDVAFYQLIEEIDNDLMDNKKALLLSKLLQRYKALLPSEIETASYSSSKLQARLGKHYGSAISFHSQHGQGKSTVVLCSTVTLADAIQASSNLKQALKSSKCFLDGLPASEPDHRLSNEQVVLYNAASILRSEIAKVKASEYYPKTGNCNFQRPATFVPQLVQEFVLRLIDKEAHNSVSSEYHPSEDIQRRCRSIAECIVFNSNPCTLHRDHNGEQDSDVD, encoded by the exons ATGCGCTTCAGGGAGCCTCCGCCCCCGGCCAGAGAGCTATGGCGCAGCGCGCGCGCGCGCCCCACCCTGTCGCTGACCCACGGAGCCGTTGGCGTCTGGGCCCGCCCCGAGCGACGCGACGCGACGCAACGCAACGCAAGCCCCGCCCCGCCGTTTCCGGCTCACCGCTGCAGCGCATGCGCTCTGGACCAGCTCTTCCCGTCGTGCCCTGGGTGCTATAAATTCTCGTTGCCCCACTTCTGTCCCTCTTTTTCCTCGGAGCGAG CTTTGCAAGCAGCGCATGCCTGTCCACAAG CTTCAGGTGCTATGTTGCATCAGTTGAAAAG GGCAGTTACGGTATGTGAAGACATGGAGGATACAAGCCCCTTAAAGCTTAgatcaaagaaaaaaagattgtccacaaactttgaaaaatgtgttgtTTGTCAAGAAAATCAAAAGAATGCAAAACTGTCAAAAGCCACCAGTGCTGGCCAGAactctgtgatgctggcagcagaagccaggagagATGAATTGTACTGGCGGCTACTGGGTGAGTTTTTTAGTTTAGACGCTGTGCCACCAATACTCTACCACAGGGGTTGCTTTCAGAAATACACAAGCAAGTCGAATTTGGCACATGTCAGAGTTATGCTGAACCCAGGGAGGAAAACCAACTCTGAATCTGATCAGAGAGCAGCATGCTCATCCGAGTCTGTAGCCACTGGTTTAAGCACATCCTCCAGCGATTGGTCCTGTTGCGTTGTTTGCCTAAGAAAAACACATAAGAAAGACAAGAAACTTCATAGAATAGGAACATTTGAGAGAGCAGCCAATCTGAGGGAGGCGGCGCTTCAAAGAGGAGATGCTGACATGATGCGCAGAGTATCGGTGGAAGACTTGATTGCTAAGGAGGCCGTTTATCACTCAAGATGCATTTCTTCCTACTTGAGTAAAACCAATCTTAAAGCAAAACAATCAAGTTGCACTTCAACAATACAGTCACCTTATGACGTTGCATTTTATCAGCTGATTGAAGAGATAGACAATGATCTTATGGACAACAAGAAAGCTCTTCTCCTATCCAAGCTGCTTCAAAGATACAAAGCCCTACTTCCGTCAGAGATAGAAACCGCAAGCTATTCCAGTAGCAAATTACAGGCAAGATTAGGAAAACACTATGGGTCTGCAATTTCATTCCATTCACAGCACGGACAAGGCAAGTCTACCGTTGTTCTATGCAGCACAGTAACATTAGCTGATGCTATCCAAGCTTCTAGTAATCTGAAGCAGGCCCTTAAATCATCCAAGTGTTTTTTGGATGGGCTTCCGGCGAGTGAACCTGATCATCGGCTTTCAAACGAACAAGTGGTTTTGTATAATGCTGCTTCAATCCTTCGGTCTGAAATAGCCAAAGTGAAAGCCTCAGAATATTATCCAAAGACAGGTAATTGTAATTTTCAGAGACCAGCTACTTTTGTGCCCCAGTTGGTGCAGGAATTTGTCCTTCGGCTGATAGATAAAGAGGCACATAATTCAGTCAGCAGTGAGTATCATCCTTCAGAAGACATTCAAAGAAGGTGCCGCTCAATTGCAGAGTGCATAGTATTTAACAGTAACCCATGCACTCTCCACAGAGATCATAATGGTGAACAAGATAGTGATGTCGACTAG
- the LOC114020616 gene encoding uncharacterized protein LOC114020616 isoform X19: MRFREPPPPARELWRSARARPTLSLTHGAVGVWARPERRDATQRNASPAPPFPAHRCSACALDQLFPSCPGCYKFSLPHFCPSFSSERGVWQEWGRAWLGGAGGARASFASSACLSTSFRCYVASVEKVK; encoded by the exons ATGCGCTTCAGGGAGCCTCCGCCCCCGGCCAGAGAGCTATGGCGCAGCGCGCGCGCGCGCCCCACCCTGTCGCTGACCCACGGAGCCGTTGGCGTCTGGGCCCGCCCCGAGCGACGCGACGCGACGCAACGCAACGCAAGCCCCGCCCCGCCGTTTCCGGCTCACCGCTGCAGCGCATGCGCTCTGGACCAGCTCTTCCCGTCGTGCCCTGGGTGCTATAAATTCTCGTTGCCCCACTTCTGTCCCTCTTTTTCCTCGGAGCGAGGTGTGTGGCAGGAGTGGGGCCGGGCCTGGCTTGGCGGGGCTGGCGGGGCGCGTGC CAGCTTTGCAAGCAGCGCATGCCTGTCCACAAG CTTCAGGTGCTATGTTGCATCAGTTGAAAAG GTAAAATGA
- the LOC114020616 gene encoding uncharacterized protein LOC114020616 isoform X7 — MLHQLKRAVTVCEDMEDTSPLKLRSKKKRLSTNFEKCVVCQENQKNAKLSKATSAGQNSVMLAAEARRDELYWRLLGEFFSLDAVPPILYHRGCFQKYTSKSNLAHVRVMLNPGRKTNSESDQRAACSSESVATGLSTSSSDWSCCVVCLRKTHKKDKKLHRIGTFERAANLREAALQRGDADMMRRVSVEDLIAKEAVYHSRCISSYLSKTNLKAKQSSCTSTIQSPYDVAFYQLIEEIDNDLMDNKKALLLSKLLQRYKALLPSEIETASYSSSKLQARLGKHYGSAISFHSQHGQGKSTVVLCSTVTLADAIQASSNLKQALKSSKCFLDGLPASEPDHRLSNEQVVLYNAASILRSEIAKVKASEYYPKTGNCNFQRPATFVPQLVQEFVLRLIDKEAHNSVSSEYHPSEDIQRRCRSIAECIVFNSNPCTLHRDHNGEQDSDVD; from the exons ATGTTGCATCAGTTGAAAAG GGCAGTTACGGTATGTGAAGACATGGAGGATACAAGCCCCTTAAAGCTTAgatcaaagaaaaaaagattgtccacaaactttgaaaaatgtgttgtTTGTCAAGAAAATCAAAAGAATGCAAAACTGTCAAAAGCCACCAGTGCTGGCCAGAactctgtgatgctggcagcagaagccaggagagATGAATTGTACTGGCGGCTACTGGGTGAGTTTTTTAGTTTAGACGCTGTGCCACCAATACTCTACCACAGGGGTTGCTTTCAGAAATACACAAGCAAGTCGAATTTGGCACATGTCAGAGTTATGCTGAACCCAGGGAGGAAAACCAACTCTGAATCTGATCAGAGAGCAGCATGCTCATCCGAGTCTGTAGCCACTGGTTTAAGCACATCCTCCAGCGATTGGTCCTGTTGCGTTGTTTGCCTAAGAAAAACACATAAGAAAGACAAGAAACTTCATAGAATAGGAACATTTGAGAGAGCAGCCAATCTGAGGGAGGCGGCGCTTCAAAGAGGAGATGCTGACATGATGCGCAGAGTATCGGTGGAAGACTTGATTGCTAAGGAGGCCGTTTATCACTCAAGATGCATTTCTTCCTACTTGAGTAAAACCAATCTTAAAGCAAAACAATCAAGTTGCACTTCAACAATACAGTCACCTTATGACGTTGCATTTTATCAGCTGATTGAAGAGATAGACAATGATCTTATGGACAACAAGAAAGCTCTTCTCCTATCCAAGCTGCTTCAAAGATACAAAGCCCTACTTCCGTCAGAGATAGAAACCGCAAGCTATTCCAGTAGCAAATTACAGGCAAGATTAGGAAAACACTATGGGTCTGCAATTTCATTCCATTCACAGCACGGACAAGGCAAGTCTACCGTTGTTCTATGCAGCACAGTAACATTAGCTGATGCTATCCAAGCTTCTAGTAATCTGAAGCAGGCCCTTAAATCATCCAAGTGTTTTTTGGATGGGCTTCCGGCGAGTGAACCTGATCATCGGCTTTCAAACGAACAAGTGGTTTTGTATAATGCTGCTTCAATCCTTCGGTCTGAAATAGCCAAAGTGAAAGCCTCAGAATATTATCCAAAGACAGGTAATTGTAATTTTCAGAGACCAGCTACTTTTGTGCCCCAGTTGGTGCAGGAATTTGTCCTTCGGCTGATAGATAAAGAGGCACATAATTCAGTCAGCAGTGAGTATCATCCTTCAGAAGACATTCAAAGAAGGTGCCGCTCAATTGCAGAGTGCATAGTATTTAACAGTAACCCATGCACTCTCCACAGAGATCATAATGGTGAACAAGATAGTGATGTCGACTAG